From Carassius carassius chromosome 15, fCarCar2.1, whole genome shotgun sequence:
TTTGGCTAGTCACCCAGCCTTGGACAACTAAAAAGTGCTATAAAGCCAGATCACCAGATCAGAGTAGgccgtttttcttttttctttttttccaacaAAGAGTGTAAATTAACATTAATCTTATTGAGCCTGCAATGATACAATTTGCTGATCTGAAATGGTTCCATGTGTTTCGGCCAATTTTAAGATGACCAGCAAGCCTTCCTATAATTTAGGATAGATAGAGTCCTATTATAAAACTTTACTTTATATGCAAAACGTGACTTAAAAATGGccataaaatcaaacaaaaagttaaaattgTTATCCAACCAAAGCCATTATTTATGCCTGTCGTAGTCTTCCTAAAGTGAAAATTGTCTTCAATGTCATTGGTAGATGGTAACCGTGCAGGCAGCGACATCTAGTATAAGCTTTAGGGAAGTACAATTTAAGAAAAAGCCAACTTATCTCTATACCttgaaaatgcaatttaaaaatttaaaataaacattgatatacttGTCCTGTGCTTTAGACTTACTCAAGTTCGAAACCGGTACAAACACATTACATACAGTGTTGTTCAGCTATAAATCACTGGTTTGCCAGGCAGTAACAAACAGgccacacataaaaacatgagtcTGATATTCAGTGCCCAGGAGCGATTTATTTCTTAACTGGAATGCAGAGAGGTTTATAAAAACAATGCTGTAAAATGTTCCATGTGACTTTTTGTAGAAACAATGCTGGTATTCAAACAGGCCCACTAgtctttttactttaaaaatcaacaaaatcCTTAGCCATATTTAAACTTCCCATATGATTGATCCATATTTTAAAATGGATTAATAAAAAGTGGCTTTTCTTAAAGCATCAACACAATATCAGGATTTAAAATATACACAATTCTTAACACAGAAAGCAGCAGTCAGTTGTACAGCACAGGAGGGTGGAGCGTAAGGCTGATTAGTGTCTCAGAAAACTTGCAGTCCATTCATCTCCACGGGcatttaaacaaacacatttggGCCTAAACGCACATACCTCCAAATAAAGAAAGATCCGTCAGGGTATTAAACTTCCATTAGATTTAACGCTTCATGTTCATAGATCAACATTCTCACAAAAGCAAGACCTGGCCTCACATGGAACAAGATAAAGCACAAAAGAAATACACAACATTTCTAGTTCCACACAATACAAAAATGACATCTGAATAAAAGAGAAGAAACAAATCTATGACTGTACACCCCTGACGTCCCTTGCAGAGCAAAACATGATAATCACAGGGCCATAACATATTGATCTTGCTGTCCCCTCATTCATTTCAACAGCTCACTAAACATCTTTACAGTAATTTAATGACATATGTTTACAGTGCAagtattaaaagaaaatatttcatgatttttttttgcctcttatctaatattatattcatattccTGTGCAGTAAAACAGGTAATACAAAAATCTTTATGGTCAACCTGATCAAACCCTGATTTTTctccaaaatatattatttcaggAAATGcatatataactataaaaataatcaGGAATGAGTACTTCTTTAAGAAATACAGTGCATCTTTTTGTACGTTAATTCATAAGTATAAATTGTCAAAACCTGTGCAGCACATACTCTCCAATAAggatttgatgattttttttgtgtgcgtgtAATGATACAAAAGTATACTCTGTACGgccaaaatattttttgattgctttaaaaaaaaggatatccgtgtgaaagaagaaaaaataaaacaatccctACACAGAAATCACTACGTAAGAATGTTGTCTACTTGTAAAATTACagcttatgaaaaatataaaaaaatattcaggcACAATATAAAACATGCCAGTTAGTAACTGACTGAAATGGAAATATTAAGGGTTTTTTTATCCACTTTGGGTAAAACATTTCTCATGTATAATAAAAATTGAAGGAGAAATAGGAAAAAGCTTTTGAATACAGCAGCAGACTGCTGGTAAAACTCTTCAGTTCACTAAGTCCATTCCATTAGCATTAAGTTTCTCACTCTCTGGTCTGGGTGTGTTGTCTGCTTGTTGATTGTTTCCCTTCCGCCAAGGAATACCGTGATTTTTTAAGAACAGACCCGAGTCAATGAAGAAGGCCACTGTGGCCAGGAAGCCAAATGCCTGTAATACAGGAAGGACAGTTAAATGTTAGCAGGTCAGTAAgagctatgtaaaaaaaaaaaaaagcagatatcTTTCGTCATCATACCACTGCGCCTTGCTCCAGACTCGTTCGACCACTGTCTGCCGCAAACACAATGCTGGCAAGGAGAAACAGGACTGCCATGACTGATGTGTATCCAAAATCCTATGGAAAATGAAATGAAGTGGTTTAACTTTACACTGGATAAAACTGTATCCTCTTGAATAAGTGATTCTGACTAGTCAGGAGCGGTCACACATGTATTGTTATACATTGTGTAAAACaatgtataacaaaaaaaaatatttttataatctttaaaagtttttactatatttaagaTCTGAAtgatattgcattattattaatagtgTTTTCTGACTTACCAGAGTAGGCCAGCTGTTAATTCCAACTCTCTGGTGCAGCGGtgtggccaggaggatgaggagcaaCAGTGTGAAGAGCAAGGCTGTGCAACTGACAAATTCAAAAAAGTAGAGTGGTCCACATTGCGAACAGCTGgacaccacctcctccatcacaAAAGCCACAAGGGAAAGAAGCTGAGGGGACACAAATGAAAACCAAGTGCATTCGTTAACCACCAGGTGGCAGTATCAGcttctttttttccatttcaatAACTCTATCCTGTATAGAAGACAATATGAATGATTTGGGTGTTTTAGATGTGCCTAAGTGAcaaaatattgtatattgttaacACTCTATTAGAGAACATGCATCCTCAGTCAAAACCAGGTGTGATATAAATCCATCAGCATCAGGTAAGGGATTCCTAAAAGTGAGAACAAGATATTTACCCAGAAGGACATTCACTCCGCAAAGTGATATTCATGATGTTTTAGTCACATGTACACTATTAAAAGGTCTTCCAGTCCAACAGTTCAATTTTCACTGTAATTCCAGGAGACTTTCCACACAATTTCCTTTTAGTGAACTGAAACTGGCAACAAGACAGACTGTAAATGATGTGGTCATGCTAGTAAGTTACTCAAATGTACTATAAAGAGAAGTCCCTCAAAATAACTCTCGGCATTGTTTGTGGTGGTGAACAGGTCAATAACATCTCTGCTGTTAAACTCTGGGGTTGATagtgaaataatttatttaagcCACAAGTAAAAGGCATAGCAATATGCTTATAGTTTTAAAACAGTTTgaggatataaaatataaattcatgaATCAATATGACAAAGGGGAAGAgagtagaggtcgaccgatgtattggttttgccgattaatcggcaccgatattTGATTCCTGGAACAATCGGTTATCAGTAAAAATCCATGCGATAGTTTTCTGGGTTGTGTCCATTGCTGGAGCGGCTGAGAAGGGTCTGTCATTATACAGTGCAAGAGCGGCCTCTGGtggctgaaatcactgacagcacgtGCTATTTGTTTAGACACGTGATGCTGCACGCTGTATGAAAAAGatatgagaaaaaataaaacatttcatatggcctaaatatgtaatttttgttataacttattaaattgatgtgaaaatgtataagtttcatgattttaattagacttgctttatgattaataaactttaatttaactattaaaaaggagtggagaaaataattaaacagatttcatagggccctattagagtgtggtcatttcaacatttactatttcTGTTATTAGTATTACTACTACTAGTATGattcagtacatttttattattatttttttttttttaaataaagcacaattttgtttttgttcagtattcattttaaaaactcGGTTAATTATTC
This genomic window contains:
- the cmtm6 gene encoding CKLF-like MARVEL transmembrane domain-containing protein 6 is translated as MATTDTVYNTTTTAHEPKSRKWIVVPSENMDKVRLVIKVIEVLLSLVAFVMEEVVSSCSQCGPLYFFEFVSCTALLFTLLLLILLATPLHQRVGINSWPTLDFGYTSVMAVLFLLASIVFAADSGRTSLEQGAVAFGFLATVAFFIDSGLFLKNHGIPWRKGNNQQADNTPRPESEKLNANGMDLVN